The Salvelinus fontinalis isolate EN_2023a chromosome 39, ASM2944872v1, whole genome shotgun sequence genome has a window encoding:
- the cdkn1ba gene encoding cyclin-dependent kinase inhibitor 1Ba, whose protein sequence is MCNNMSNVSLSNGSPTLERVDPRPTDHTKPQICRNLFGSVDHDEFGRECLVQMKEMEKVFIDKWNFDFLNDEPLPQGDYKWEPMKSSDVPDFYSRPPHKRVWSSGNVDHNGNHDNGVRRSCPANGAELSDKNERQTDCHHSHNGARKRPANPEPQSTGKKLHSSEEDEVVSKSVEQTPSKNDSRTHEH, encoded by the exons ATGTGTAACAACATGTCAAATGTTAGTCTTTCGAATGGGAGTCCGACGTTGGAAAGGGTGGATCCGCGACCGACGGATCACACGAAGCCCCAGATTTGCCGAAATCTTTTCGGATCGGTGGATCATGACGAATTTGGGAGGGAGTGTTTGGTTCAAATGAAAGAGATGGAGAAGGTTTTTATTGACAAATGGAATTTTGATTTTCTAAACGACGAGCCCCTTCCCCAGGGAGATTATAAATGGGAACCGATGAAAAGCAGTGACGTGCCAGACTTTTACAGCAGACCGCCTCATAAGCGAGTCTGGTCCTCTGGAAATGTGGACCATAACGGGAATCATGATAACGGAGTCCGACGGAGCTGTCCTGCGAACGGGGCTGAGCTATCCGATAAGAACGAGAGACAGACGGATTGTCACCACTCTCACAACGGGGCAAGGAAAAGACCTGCAAATCCAG AACCCCAAAGTACAGGTAAAAAGTTGCATTCCAGTGAAGAGGATGAAGTTGTGTCAAAGTCAGTAGAGCAGACACCCAGCAAAAACGATTCCAGGACACATGAACACTAA